A single genomic interval of Osmia lignaria lignaria isolate PbOS001 chromosome 9, iyOsmLign1, whole genome shotgun sequence harbors:
- the GatB gene encoding glutamyl-tRNA(Gln) amidotransferase subunit B, mitochondrial — MFVCSKNYISVGKHYKDVYKKFHLRFTSTDFTQWKSTVGLEIHAQIATKSKLFSGASTNFSSPINSCVSLFDCAIPGTMPVLNKKCVEAGVSTALALSCEVNNVSMFERKHYFYSDLPAGFQITQQKKPLAINGELKFIVFTPEMQKQPYFKTSKIKQIQLEQDSGRSFHSEHFERNLVDLNRAGIPLMELVFEPDLTNGEEAAALVRELSFILQLIGTCSCKMEEGALRVDANVSVSRDNASLGTRTELKNIGSTRALDNAIEYEIKRQISVLKNGGKIVNETRGWDSQQQKTIPMREKEEKHDYRFMPEPNLPPLYLHNLIDVEFLREQLPELPEQMRQKTFQDLKPQAFVGITSNLELFKLFRNILENGKYRNPQLVATILISEITTFLQVNNLQLTYCSDNLNRIGEAIDLIQDNAINYMILQKLLNKLVIEPDKTPKQIIEENNWFMISDEIKLEKLCLEILEKQPKLVKKYKKGRTRVFKVLLQQVASATNDCANMEQTTKIMTRLLS; from the exons atgtttgtatgtaGTAAAAATTATATCTCTGTAGGAAAACATTATAAGGATGTTtataaaaagtttcatttaaggTTTACTTCCACAGATTT tacACAATGGAAATCCACAGTAGGTTTAGAAATTCATGCACAGATTGCTACAAAATCAAAATTGTTTTCCGGAGCCTCAACAAACTTTAGTAGCCCCATTAATTCATGCGTATCACTTTTTGACTGTGCAATACCTGGAACAATGCCg GTGTTGAATAAAAAGTGTGTAGAAGCTGGAGTATCAACTGCCTTAGCTCTATCTTGCGAAGTTAACAATGTTTCAATGTTTGAAAggaagcattatttttattctgacCTGCCT GCAGGCTTTCAAATTACACAACAGAAGAAACCTTTAGCCATTAATGGAGAACTTAAATTTATTGTATTCACACCAGAAATGCAGAAACAACCTTATTTTAAGACATCAAAAATTAAACAGATACAACTAGAACAAGACAGTGGTAGAAGTTTTCACAGTGAACATTTTGAGAG AAATTTAGTTGATCTTAATCGAGCTGGAATACCCCTAATGGAGTTAGTTTTTGAACCAGATTTAACAAATGGGGAAGAAGCAGCAGCTCTTgtaagggaattaagttttattttgcaattaataGGCACATGTTCATGTAAGATGGAAG AAGGAGCATTACGAGTTGATGCGAATGTTTCTGTAAGTAGAGATAACGCATCTTTGGGTACCCGGacggaattaaaaaatattggaaGTACGCGTGCCCTCGACAATGCTatagaatatgaaataaaaaggcAAATTTCCGTTTTGAAAAATGGAGGTAAAATTGTTAATGAGACTCGTGGCTGGGATTCGCAACAACAGAAAACAATTCCAATgcgtgaaaaagaagaaaaacat gaCTACCGTTTTATGCCTGAACCAAATTTACCACCTTTATACTTACATAATTTGATTGATGTGGAATTTTTAAGAGAGCAGTTACCAGAATTACCAGAACAAATGCGACAGAAAACATTCCAAGATCTTAAACCTCAGGCATTTGTGGGAATAACG AGTAATttagaattattcaaattatttcgtAACATcttagaaaatggaaaatatcgCAATCCTCAATTGGTAGCTACGATTCTCATCAGTGAAATTACGACTTTTTTACAAGTAAATAATTTGCAACTTACATATTG TTCAGATAATTTGAACCGTATTGGAGAAGCGATTGATTTAATACAAGATAATGCAATAAACTACATGATATtgcaaaaattgttaaataaattagtcATTGAACCAGATAAAACGCCAAAACAG AtcattgaagaaaataattggTTTATGATATCAGACGAAATTAAACTGGAGAAATTATGTTTGGAAATACTTGAGAAACAGCCTAAACTCgttaaaaagtacaaaaaaggACGTACACGTGTATTTAAAGTACTTTTACAACAAGTAGCCTCGGCTACAAACGATTGTGCAAATATGGAACAAACTACGAAAATTATGACAAGATTgttaagttaa
- the LOC117608899 gene encoding uncharacterized protein LOC117608899 isoform X2, with protein sequence MDLEIEKIHNILIEANLPSSIKDLKNPTEEFVVDLINTFLRRFHIYPLMEQQDIMEYIEDSDIIGLINLHTAMVQICDRIYFKDLCITDISSPGSKKIRKFAKFLANFILFANNKESDIEEQINEIQNRAKLLHDMIEKKNEVIQTKNEKALYIGKQLSLKEKYISEIQKLQSKRERNNKKDAEITAKETAAKRKKQQAVELCGTYKAEASKLHKKVTQLQSEIIESPDKYEMHLKELEKQQSSKVQERKTMEEACQDKKHLMEQQTNIFNFVQKQLEKLVEVQDIYQQLKKVDVQEDNIKKQVDMLRTDIANFEKRLENQKGQREETEVHDIQAQYEERLSPLRNLSSQLLSDKKLSEVKLEEMKEQYNEGYLKLDEMRSTTQKLEDETTVLIKNYQDLYDNEILTEKALWETWSNE encoded by the exons ATGGatttagaaatagaaaaaatacataatattCTAATTGAAGCCAATCTTCCATCAAGTATAAAGGACCTAAAAAATCCAACTGAAGAATTTGTTGTGGatttaattaatacatttttaagAAGATTTCATATATAT cCACTAATGGAACAAcaagatataatggaatacatAGAAGATTCTGATATCATTGGACTCATAAATTTACATACTGCAATGGTACAAATATGTGATCGTATCTATTTTAAAGATTTATGTATTACAGATATATCTAGCCCAG GTTCAAAGAAAATACGGAAATTTGCAAAGTTTCttgcaaattttatattatttgcaaATAACAAAGAGTCTGATATAGAAGAGCAAAtcaatgaaattcaaaataGAGCAAAACTATTACACGATATGATAGAAAAGAAGAATGAAGTGATACAAACTAAAAATGAAAAGGCACTCTACATAGGAAAGCAGttatcattaaaagaaaaa TATATCTCTGAGATTCAAAAGTTGCAATCCAAAAGGGAAAGGAATAATAAGAAGGATGCAGAAATAACAGCAAAGGAAACAGCAGCAAAACGGAAAAAACAACAAGCAGTGGAGCTTTGTGGAACTTACAAAGCAGAAGCTTCAAAG TTGCATAAAAAAGTTACACAGTTACAATCAGAGATTATCGAATCTCCTGATAAATATGAGATGCATTTAAAAGAACTAGAAAAACAGCAGAGTTCTAAAGTGCAAGAACGAAAAACAATGGAAGAAGCATGCCAAGATAAAAAACATTTAATGGAGCAACAgacaaacattttcaattttgttcaaaAACAGTTAGAGAAATTAGTTGAAGTTCAAGATATATATCAGCAATTAAA gaaaGTAGATGTTCAAGAAGATAATATTAAGAAGCAAGTAGATATGCTCAGAACAGATATTGCcaattttgaaaaaagattAGAAAATCAAAAGGGACAGCGCGAAGAAACTGAAGTACACGACATTCAAGCACAATACGAAGAGCGTCTCTCTCCTCTACGCAACTTAAGTTCTCAGCTATTAAG tgACAAAAAGTTATCTGAAGTAAAATTGGAAGAAATGAAAGAGCAATATAATGAAGGGTACTTAAAATTAGATGAAATGCGAAGTACTACACAAAAATTAGAAGATGAAACTACGGTACTTATTAAGAACTACCAAGATCTTTATGACAATGAGATTTTAACT gaAAAAGCTTTGTGGGAAACGTGGTCAAACGAATAG
- the LOC117608899 gene encoding uncharacterized protein LOC117608899 isoform X1: protein MDLEIEKIHNILIEANLPSSIKDLKNPTEEFVVDLINTFLRRFHIYVGTINNPLMEQQDIMEYIEDSDIIGLINLHTAMVQICDRIYFKDLCITDISSPGSKKIRKFAKFLANFILFANNKESDIEEQINEIQNRAKLLHDMIEKKNEVIQTKNEKALYIGKQLSLKEKYISEIQKLQSKRERNNKKDAEITAKETAAKRKKQQAVELCGTYKAEASKLHKKVTQLQSEIIESPDKYEMHLKELEKQQSSKVQERKTMEEACQDKKHLMEQQTNIFNFVQKQLEKLVEVQDIYQQLKKVDVQEDNIKKQVDMLRTDIANFEKRLENQKGQREETEVHDIQAQYEERLSPLRNLSSQLLSDKKLSEVKLEEMKEQYNEGYLKLDEMRSTTQKLEDETTVLIKNYQDLYDNEILTEKALWETWSNE from the exons ATGGatttagaaatagaaaaaatacataatattCTAATTGAAGCCAATCTTCCATCAAGTATAAAGGACCTAAAAAATCCAACTGAAGAATTTGTTGTGGatttaattaatacatttttaagAAGATTTCATATATATGTTGGAACAATTAATAAT cCACTAATGGAACAAcaagatataatggaatacatAGAAGATTCTGATATCATTGGACTCATAAATTTACATACTGCAATGGTACAAATATGTGATCGTATCTATTTTAAAGATTTATGTATTACAGATATATCTAGCCCAG GTTCAAAGAAAATACGGAAATTTGCAAAGTTTCttgcaaattttatattatttgcaaATAACAAAGAGTCTGATATAGAAGAGCAAAtcaatgaaattcaaaataGAGCAAAACTATTACACGATATGATAGAAAAGAAGAATGAAGTGATACAAACTAAAAATGAAAAGGCACTCTACATAGGAAAGCAGttatcattaaaagaaaaa TATATCTCTGAGATTCAAAAGTTGCAATCCAAAAGGGAAAGGAATAATAAGAAGGATGCAGAAATAACAGCAAAGGAAACAGCAGCAAAACGGAAAAAACAACAAGCAGTGGAGCTTTGTGGAACTTACAAAGCAGAAGCTTCAAAG TTGCATAAAAAAGTTACACAGTTACAATCAGAGATTATCGAATCTCCTGATAAATATGAGATGCATTTAAAAGAACTAGAAAAACAGCAGAGTTCTAAAGTGCAAGAACGAAAAACAATGGAAGAAGCATGCCAAGATAAAAAACATTTAATGGAGCAACAgacaaacattttcaattttgttcaaaAACAGTTAGAGAAATTAGTTGAAGTTCAAGATATATATCAGCAATTAAA gaaaGTAGATGTTCAAGAAGATAATATTAAGAAGCAAGTAGATATGCTCAGAACAGATATTGCcaattttgaaaaaagattAGAAAATCAAAAGGGACAGCGCGAAGAAACTGAAGTACACGACATTCAAGCACAATACGAAGAGCGTCTCTCTCCTCTACGCAACTTAAGTTCTCAGCTATTAAG tgACAAAAAGTTATCTGAAGTAAAATTGGAAGAAATGAAAGAGCAATATAATGAAGGGTACTTAAAATTAGATGAAATGCGAAGTACTACACAAAAATTAGAAGATGAAACTACGGTACTTATTAAGAACTACCAAGATCTTTATGACAATGAGATTTTAACT gaAAAAGCTTTGTGGGAAACGTGGTCAAACGAATAG